From the genome of Luteibacter rhizovicinus DSM 16549:
GTTGCGAACGACGCGGTTGGGAAGCATCCATCGATCTGCTGACGAACTGGCTGCTCGTACTGTTGCGCACGTCGCTGCCGCTGCCTGACGGCGGTTCGTTCGCGCTCGATTCGCTGGATGATGCGTCTCGCTATCGTGCTGAGCTGGAGTTCCTTTTCGAGGCGCGCCGCGTGGATACCCTGGCGCTCGACCGAATCGTCCGCGAGCACACGCTCGGCGGAGCGCCGCGCCCGGCGCTGACCGCGGATCGTGTCAACGGCATGCTCAAGGGTTTCATCGATCTGATCGTCGAGCACGGTGGCCGATGGTACGTCGCCGACTACAAGTCCAACTGGCTCGGCGTCGACGAACTGGCCTATACGCCCGCTGCGATGCGGCACTCGATTCTCGATTCCCGTTACGAACTTCAGTACGCCCTGTATCTCCTCGCCCTGCATCGGCAGCTGCGCTCGCGACTGGGCGATGCCTACGACTACGACACGCACGTGGGTGGCGCGATCTACATCTACCTGCGTGGTGTGGATGGAAACGGGCATGGCGTGCATGTCGAGCGCCCGACACGAGCGATGATCGACGCGCTCGATGCGCTTTTCGAAGGAGTGGTGGCATGAATGCGCAGGTGATGACATGGCTCGACCGTGGCGTCCAGGAAGCCAGATTGCGTCCGGTCGATCGCGCGTTCGCCCGTTTTCTTGCCAGTCTGGATGACGCCGGTGATGGGCGCGTGCTGATGGCAGCGGCACTCGCCAGCCGCGAGCTGGGCGAAGGCCATATCTGCGTGGATATCGAGGCGCTTGCCCTGGCCGAGCCGCTGCTGTCGGATGCGCAGGCCTGGTTACCGGACTCGATCCTGGTCGGTTCGGCGGAAAGTGATCCGAATACGCCGCTCGTGCTGGATGCGGGCTTGCTCTACCTGCGTCGCTTCTGGCGTGACGAGGCGCGCGTCGCCGACGCGATCCTGTCCCGACTCGTCGCCTCGGGCGCGCCTGCCGATCTGGCGCAGGAACTCGATCGTCTGTTTCCTGCCGAAGCCGGCGCGATCAACTGGCAGAAGGTGGCATGCGCGGTGGCCGCACGCGGGTCGTTCGCCGTCATCACCGGCGGCCCCGGCACCGGCAAGACGACGACGGTCGTACGCTTGCTCGGGTTGTTGCAGACGCTGGCGCACAAGCGCGATGAGCCTCGGCTGCGCATCCGGCTCGCGGCGCCGACCGGTAAGGCCGCGGCACGCCTCAACGCCTCGATCGCCGGCCAGATCGAGCGGCTGGACGTGGATGCCGCGGTGAAGCAGGCGATTCCCGCCGAGGTCACCACCCTGCATCGTCTGCTGGGGAGCCGCCCGGATACGCGCGCTTTCCGGCACGACCGCGACAATCCGCTCCACCTCGATGTGCTGGTGATCGATGAGGCGTCGATGATCGATCTCGAAATGATGGCCGCCACGCTCGATGCCCTGCCGCGTGATGCGCGGCTGATCCTGCTTGGCGACAAGGATCAGCTTTCGTCCGTCGAGGCCGGTGCGGTCCTTGGCGACCTCTGCGCACGCGCGGATGCCGGTCATTACGCTCCTTCCACGCGTGACTGGCTGGCGGCGGTCTGTGGTGTCGACGTCGCGGCATGGACCGACGGAGCCGACGCCCACGCGCTCGACCAGCGCGTCGTCATGCTGCGTCGTAGTCGCCGATTCGGCGAAGACAGTGGCATCGGCGCACTGGCGCAGGCGATCAACGCCGGCGACGCCGGCGCGGTGACCCGGGCCTTTGCCGGTACGCGAGGCGATATCGCGTTCGTCGCCCCCTCGGCTGCCGCGATCGCCGCGCTGGCTATCGACGGGCGTGAGGGCGCGCCCGGTCACCGCGACTACCTCGACTGGATCGAGCGGGAGCGACCCGCGATCGATGCGTCTTTCGAGGCGTTTCAACGCTGGGGGGCGGGCGCGCTCGCCGCGTACGCGCGATTCCAGCTGCTCTGCGCCACGCGCCATGGGGAAGCCGGGGTCGACAAGCAGAACGAGCGCATCGCCCAGGGTCTGCTCGATCGCGGGCTGATCGATGCGGTGACGGGATGGTACGAAGGGCGTCCGGTGATGGTGACGCGCAACGACTACGCGCTCGGCCTGATGAACGGCGACGTGGGCGTGACGCTTTGGGTGCCGGACGGGCAGGGCAGCATGGCCTTGCGTGTCGCCTTCGTGGTCATGGACGAGCAGGGTGGCGAGCGGACGCGCTTCGTCGTACCCAGTCGCCTGTCGGCGGTGGATACCGTCTATGCGATGACGGTGCACAAGTCGCAGGGTTCGGAGTTCGAGCACACGGCGCTGGCCTTGCCATCCGAGCCGTCGCCGGTGCTGACGCGGGAGCTGGTTTATACCGGAGTGACCCGGGCGCGGACGCATTTTACCTTGCTCGCGGCACCGGACATGCTGGGCTATGCGGTGTCGCGGAAAACGCGGCGGGCGTCGGGCTTGCTTCGTCGGTTGCTTTGAGGCGAGCACCCATCGCCGATGAATCGGCTCCCACAAGGAGCGTCACCGCTGTGGGGTCCGCACTCTGAGGGAGCGATTCATCGGCGATGCTCTTGCTCAGTCGACCCCGTAATACGCCTTGAACCACGCCGCAAACTTCCCCAGCCCCTCGTCGATCGACGTCGACGGGGCATACCCCACGTCCCGCCGCAGCGCCGACACGTCCGCCCAGGTGTCCGGTACATCGCCCGGCTGCATCGGTAACAGGCGCTTCTCCACCGTGCGCCCGAGGTGCTTCTCCAGCAGCCCGATGAAATCCAGCAACTGCACCGGCTCGTCGTTGCCGATGTTGTAGACGCGGTACGGCGCCGCCGAGCTGCCGGGATTCGGTGACACCGGGTCGTAGGTGGGGTCCGGCCGGGCGGGGTGGTCGAGCGTGCGGATGACGCCTTCGACCACGTCATCCACGTAGGTGAAGTCACGGCTGTGGTCGCCATGGTTGTACACGTCGATCGGCTCGCCCTTTACGATGCGACTGGCAAACAGGATCGGCGACATGTCCGGCCGGCCCCAGGGACCGTACACGGTAAAAAAGCGCAGCCCCGTAGTCGGCAGGCCGAAGAGGTGGCTGTACGTGTGGGCCATCAACTCGTTGGACTTCTTCGTGGCCGCGTACAGGCTCACCGGATGGTCCACGGCGTCCTCGACGGCGAAAGGCATCTTGCGATTGGCCCCGTAGACCGAGCTCGATGAGGCGTAAACGAGGTGCCCCACGGCATGCCGGCGACAGGCCTCGAGGAT
Proteins encoded in this window:
- the recD gene encoding exodeoxyribonuclease V subunit alpha is translated as MNAQVMTWLDRGVQEARLRPVDRAFARFLASLDDAGDGRVLMAAALASRELGEGHICVDIEALALAEPLLSDAQAWLPDSILVGSAESDPNTPLVLDAGLLYLRRFWRDEARVADAILSRLVASGAPADLAQELDRLFPAEAGAINWQKVACAVAARGSFAVITGGPGTGKTTTVVRLLGLLQTLAHKRDEPRLRIRLAAPTGKAAARLNASIAGQIERLDVDAAVKQAIPAEVTTLHRLLGSRPDTRAFRHDRDNPLHLDVLVIDEASMIDLEMMAATLDALPRDARLILLGDKDQLSSVEAGAVLGDLCARADAGHYAPSTRDWLAAVCGVDVAAWTDGADAHALDQRVVMLRRSRRFGEDSGIGALAQAINAGDAGAVTRAFAGTRGDIAFVAPSAAAIAALAIDGREGAPGHRDYLDWIERERPAIDASFEAFQRWGAGALAAYARFQLLCATRHGEAGVDKQNERIAQGLLDRGLIDAVTGWYEGRPVMVTRNDYALGLMNGDVGVTLWVPDGQGSMALRVAFVVMDEQGGERTRFVVPSRLSAVDTVYAMTVHKSQGSEFEHTALALPSEPSPVLTRELVYTGVTRARTHFTLLAAPDMLGYAVSRKTRRASGLLRRLL
- a CDS encoding NAD-dependent epimerase, which gives rise to MRILVTGSAGFVGSHLTERLLARGDTVLGFDNHNDYYDPALKEARIARFADHPNYTHVRADLADQAAVDAAFANFQPERVAHLAAQAGVRYSLSHPHAYVQSNLVGFVNILEACRRHAVGHLVYASSSSVYGANRKMPFAVEDAVDHPVSLYAATKKSNELMAHTYSHLFGLPTTGLRFFTVYGPWGRPDMSPILFASRIVKGEPIDVYNHGDHSRDFTYVDDVVEGVIRTLDHPARPDPTYDPVSPNPGSSAAPYRVYNIGNDEPVQLLDFIGLLEKHLGRTVEKRLLPMQPGDVPDTWADVSALRRDVGYAPSTSIDEGLGKFAAWFKAYYGVD